The following are encoded in a window of Coleofasciculus sp. FACHB-1120 genomic DNA:
- a CDS encoding DUF4384 domain-containing protein, translated as MNIPKYEDYEEDFLKAMVTRFCFSGKTELAFVQRLLEDNTDLDDKKLAEVLEKNLIQENQAGNAATIFRDRWIAICRKLADEGCDFNGAAKYRWKIAKRWLREEIFPQWAREQGFIEPLVITADECWQQILKKSIPTNKMGPVLAGVGVLDMGSDYEECVRLGSYIRFEVNLEKAGYLLLLEKGTTGRFWCLCPSGYAPEPYLPAGVAVLPQPNSPKKSFKVTGDIGLEQIVAVISKDKPNLDWLPEGINPPLQLQANHLNQLIEYLDRSRDCQVLYTEYTVTAQS; from the coding sequence TGAATATCCCCAAATATGAAGATTATGAGGAAGATTTTCTCAAAGCAATGGTCACGCGGTTTTGCTTTTCTGGGAAGACAGAACTTGCGTTTGTGCAACGCCTGCTGGAAGACAATACCGATTTAGATGATAAGAAATTAGCAGAAGTTTTAGAAAAAAATTTGATTCAAGAAAATCAGGCAGGTAATGCGGCTACTATTTTCCGGGATCGTTGGATAGCAATTTGTCGCAAGCTAGCTGACGAGGGATGTGACTTTAATGGAGCCGCAAAATACCGTTGGAAAATAGCCAAGCGGTGGCTGCGTGAAGAAATATTTCCCCAGTGGGCAAGAGAGCAAGGTTTCATAGAACCCTTAGTGATTACTGCCGATGAATGCTGGCAGCAAATACTAAAAAAATCTATTCCTACTAACAAAATGGGGCCAGTCCTGGCTGGCGTTGGCGTGCTGGATATGGGCAGCGATTACGAAGAATGCGTGCGTTTGGGGAGTTATATTCGCTTTGAAGTAAATCTGGAAAAGGCTGGTTATTTGCTGCTGTTGGAGAAAGGAACTACAGGCAGATTTTGGTGCCTTTGTCCGTCAGGTTATGCTCCTGAGCCATATTTGCCTGCTGGAGTAGCGGTTTTACCGCAGCCAAATTCGCCAAAAAAATCCTTTAAGGTAACTGGCGATATTGGTTTAGAGCAAATTGTAGCGGTAATTAGTAAGGATAAGCCAAACTTAGATTGGTTGCCAGAGGGAATTAATCCACCATTGCAACTGCAAGCCAATCATTTGAACCAATTAATAGAATATCTGGATCGCAGTCGAGATTGTCAGGTTCTCTACACAGAATATACCGTCACCGCTCAATCATAA